From the genome of Adhaeribacter pallidiroseus:
CAGGGCAAACTGGTTAAAGGCAGTGGTAAAAATTACGCGTGGGTTTTTACCGGGTTGGCCTTTATCCAGCACCCGGGCTAGTTCAATGCCGGTTAAATCGGGCATTTGAATATCCAGAAAAATCAGGTCTACTGGTTGAGCATGCAGGCCTTTTAAAGCTTCAATAGCGCTGGTATAACGGCCTGCTAAGTTCAGGAAAGGCGTTTGTTGAATAAAGGCACAAACCAGGCCCAGCGCCAATGGTTCGTCGTCGACGGCAATACAGGTCAGCATTAGGTTAGTTGTAAAGTTAAATTTACCCGGTATTCGTTTTCTACAGTGTTTTCCTGCACAGATAAGTTATACTGGTTCGGGTACAATAAATCTAAACGCCGCCGGGTATTTATCAGGCCAATGCCGTTACTTTCCTCCAGTACCAATTTTTTTTCGTTTACAATGGTATTGCTTACCTGCACCTGCAACTCGGCTCCCTGTTGCGCTACTTTTATCAGAATTGAACACGGTAAAACCGTACTCACTCCGTGCTTAAAAGCATTTTCCACGAAGGGCAACAACAACATGGGCGCAATCATTAAGTCATGCAAAGGGTTTGATTTTTCAAATACAACCCGCACGTTTTCGGTTAATCGTAACTGCATAAGTTGGATGTAATCTTCGATAAACAATAATTCTTTGCTGAGCAACGTGGTACCGCTGGTTGTTTCGTAGAGCACGTAGCGCATCATGCGCGATAAGGTATGCAAGGCCTGTCGCGACGAATCGACGTTGATCATCGTGAGGGCGTAGATATTATTCAGGGTATTAAAAAAGAAATGCGGATTGATTTGCGCTTTTAAAAAAGAAAGCTCCGTGCTGGTTTTT
Proteins encoded in this window:
- a CDS encoding sensor histidine kinase; this translates as MAVLIRRNISLLIQILIWVLVAFLLLLFQPLTSEVKLPVQLWIKQAILFSLWLGAFYLNAYVWVPKLLLPNKIGWFVLAALGTAVGAVVIIYLVEIGLNLPELMHQAFHPGRPRREGNGPLWYSLIGSFFVTVMVLAIGTSITTVQKWQKDAQLRQLLEQEKTSTELSFLKAQINPHFFFNTLNNIYALTMINVDSSRQALHTLSRMMRYVLYETTSGTTLLSKELLFIEDYIQLMQLRLTENVRVVFEKSNPLHDLMIAPMLLLPFVENAFKHGVSTVLPCSILIKVAQQGAELQVQVSNTIVNEKKLVLEESNGIGLINTRRRLDLLYPNQYNLSVQENTVENEYRVNLTLQLT